A portion of the Bacillus thuringiensis genome contains these proteins:
- a CDS encoding DUF2975 domain-containing protein, with protein MKQGSTLFLKTVVILIGIPVLAMCIFLVPKIGNFAAELYPDIAYIKYLVFINLYATAIPYYFALYQTFKLLNYIDKNNAFSELSVKALKNIKYSALAISVLYVLGMPLFYLVAERDDAPGIIIIGMIMIFASMVIAVFAAVLQRLLKDAIDIKSENDLTV; from the coding sequence ATGAAACAAGGATCAACACTCTTTTTAAAGACCGTTGTGATTCTGATCGGTATCCCTGTTCTTGCTATGTGCATTTTTTTAGTCCCTAAAATAGGAAATTTCGCCGCAGAATTATATCCGGATATTGCATATATTAAATATCTTGTATTTATCAATTTATACGCAACAGCAATACCTTATTACTTCGCACTGTACCAAACATTTAAGCTTTTAAACTATATTGATAAAAACAACGCATTCTCAGAGTTATCTGTAAAAGCTTTAAAAAATATTAAGTACAGCGCATTGGCAATTAGTGTATTATATGTATTAGGTATGCCACTTTTCTATCTCGTGGCAGAGAGAGATGACGCCCCTGGCATTATTATTATCGGAATGATTATGATTTTTGCTTCAATGGTAATCGCGGTCTTTGCTGCCGTTCTCCAAAGACTATTAAAAGATGCTATAGATATAAAATCAGAAAATGATTTAACGGTCTGA